Part of the Sander lucioperca isolate FBNREF2018 chromosome 1, SLUC_FBN_1.2, whole genome shotgun sequence genome is shown below.
CAGCCTGTAGGCGTGGTGAGAAGAGGCCATAAATACCGCGGAGACTCTGTCCGGACGCTCCTTCACTCCGCTCCTCTCACTGGAACATCAGGGACGCACTAATGCTCTAAAGTAACGCAAAAAGGTTACAAACACAccgagaaaaaaacaaaacaaaacaaaaaagcgaAAAGGAAGGAATATTTAGAACCGAAAACAACTGGAAGGAATACAACTTGTAGATGATCATATTTCCCACCCGAAAAATCACTGGACGTTTTGACATCATGAGGATTTTCAGTGCTGTGCTCTTACTCGTTCACGCCTTGGGTGAGTTTTAATGTGCGCTCATGTAAGATAACAATTTCTTCCTCTGTTGAGTAACATGATTATGCTTGACGTTAGCTTTCTGTGTCTACCTGTGCGACACCGTCTCTTCTTGACCAGCCTATCGGCGTAAACCTCTCCAGCATGGCCGCATGTAACATGTCTTGTAAACTTCATAACCTTTAAGGCAACGGTTTTCATGATGCCAGGCTATTCGGGAGCTAATGGGGTCATCTCTCTATTTTAGAGCATGCTTTATGTAACtagatacatttatttttaactcATATTCTTGCCTGACATTAGCTAACTGTCTGTCCATGCatttcgtgtgtgtgtatgagacacAGAGAGTATATGCCAACTTCTATTTGCCCTCCCCACTACATTTCCCTTTCAAGCCCAACAAATCTAAACTGCCCCTCTAAGGGAGGGCCTGCCTTTCTAGTTCAAGCCCAACTTTTGGCCAGCTTCCACTCTGCCTAAGTGCTACTGAGCAAGGCAGTGAATACCTACAAACCCTTAAGGACCATGCTCTGCATCTGAGCGTGTGCATTTCTCAACAGGGATCAGCATGATTGCACTGAAAGCCAAACATTCTGCTTGGAACTTCCCTGTACATGCAGAACTTGTTTCAACTTGCCCTCAGAGGTCCTCCCACCTTGGCACACTAACCTGTGTGCACTGATCGTCCCTCAGAGGAAGAGTTTCTGAGGTGTTTTGGGGTCTATTCTATGAAAAACTGTTTCAAACCAAACTTACATGCAGTTTTAACATTTCACTCTTATTCTCTCCTCCAGTGGTGTCCAGAACGGCCAGTGGTGCTGCAGTTGACAGGTATGAGAGCGACAGACAGCGGCACACAACTGTTATCAACTTGGACACGACCAAAGACAGGAGGGTGGAGGAGGAGAGCAGAAGCGTGAGTGCTACAACAGCGGAGAATGGTCAGGATGGCGAGGAGTACGGAGATTATTATTATGAAGACGAGTACGAAGGCGGCATGTCGGGAGACTATGGGGAACTGCCGCGAAGTAAGGGAGTTTGTCATTTTCATAAAGTTTCTCACCACTGTTTTACTTGCTAGAGAGAATAAAATGTAATCGTtttgttgttctgtttttggttcAGTTGCCATGGTAAGCAAACCCAACGACCCGTCTGCCATCCTGGAGACTGAAAGCACTGaaggaaagagaaggagagcaaAGGGAAGAAAGAGGGGGAAAGGCAAGGGAATGAAGAGGGATCCTTGCCTGAAGAAGTATAAAGATTTCTGCATTCACGGCACCTGCCAGTACCTGAGGGGCCTCCATGCCCCATCCTGTGTGTAAGTATCAGCTCTGCATCTATCCGCACACCACCTCCATCGCTCGGGATCCACCAAATTATTAACCTCTCAACCCATTCCCTCTCTGTCCGGTCTGCAGGTGCCATCCGAGTTACTCTGGGGAGAGGTGTCAGTTTTTCACATTGCCCTTGGAGAAGCCTCAGGAGGGCTACAACCGCACCACAGCTCTGGCCGTGGTGGCGGTGGTGCTGTCGTCCGTCTGCCTCACCATCATAGCCCTTTTATTGTTGCTTAGGTAAGCGAAACACACACGAAattcactcacaaacacacactgcacacacacgaGAGAGTTAGCCGATACTTGTCATAGATAGACACAGAAAATAGTCTGAACAagctcctttttttcttttgtttattacAGGTTTCACAAGCGGGGAGCGTATGATGTAGAGAATGAAGAGAAGGTCAAATTAGGGTTAGCGTCCAACCActgaagagacaaagagaggtgAGTAGTGAGGAACATGGTTACAAACAAACACGCTGACAAACGTCTTCATTTTTGTTGAAATGAAACAAATGAAACAAGGTTTTGCTCATTTGCCTCTCCCTCTTTTCTTCATCTTAGGCAAAGATGTGGAAATTCTACCTCAAAATAGAAAAAGAGAAGTGAAGCGCGAATGGAGGTCCTAGAGGGAAACGATCGTACATGAAGAAGGGAACAGAGGTTGTCGTCTGCCTCGACCCTCTGCCAGATGTTCAGATGTAAAAATGGGCAggtgaatatatatatgtatatgtatatatacatatatatatatatatatatatatatatatatatatatatatatatatatatatatattcctgaAGGCCTCAGAAGAAAGTGGGCTCACCTGAAACTGGAATACTAACGGCCCAGAGGATGGACTGGAGATGTGACGAACACGAGGGAAcgagaagaaggagaaggagaaggagaaggagaagaaggaaCATGTCTAGACTCTGTGCTGCTTCTTGACTGTGTGAAAAGAGGTCGTTTCAGACTGAACTGAACAAGTTTTTTAACAAAAGCATTTTGTATTTTCCTGCACAAGtccatctttttttgtttttttgtgtacagTAAACGGTATATttataattttaatttatttatttaagctAACTGTATTTATAGAGACTTTAACCACCTTCagccatttttaaaataatgatgttacagttgtttttatatttcttattgGAACGATATTTATTTATGAAACAGAAAAGCAAACGATGCAGAAGCTCCTTGAGATATTTAGCATTTCATGGAAAGAGATATGATGCATAACTGTCTGATTTCTGGCTTTAAGTTTGGCACTCAGTAGATGATCAATAGcactgtgattaaaaaaaattgatcgTTGAATAGACAGGatcggggttttttttttttaattcaggtTAGTTTCATTGAGAGCAATGCTTTTCAGAAACGCCCtgctcacactcacacagttacacacattcacacctgaAGGCTGCAACCAGTTGGATctgtcagccaatcagcagctccTCTGTAGAAGTTGAGGGTTCAGGGCCGTGCTTAAAGGCACACCAGTGGTAGTAATGGGGCAGGGGCTGCTCTTCCAGCTACATTAAACATGCAGTAGGCTTAGTGTTCTGTCTCAATGTTATAAGATCAGATCAATGCCTGTCATTAACGATGCATTGCACTTGCTATGTATTGAGTAAAGGTAACATAAAAACTTCACTTAGCAACTGCAATGTAAAGAAATCTTTAAAAGGGAGTCGAATATCAAATGCACTGTAGCAAGAATTTGGTATGAATATGTTGTCTTACCATCATTAGAGGAGAAACTCTGTCAGATCTATGTTAAGCTgtcaagcaaaaacaaaatgtgaattCAAGTGTTCCACCCTTTCAAATCCTGTCCTGCAGTTTTGAagtgatttttatttatgtgattttttttttttccagaacaaattaaaaaaaaagactatcaGATTTTTCGACTTGTGTAGTTTTTACTTCATTTGCATCAAACCACTATGCTCTTAGCATTAATAGGAGTTTCAGATGTTGTACTGGCAGATCAGTTAGTAATTAAGTAAGGTCAAGTTTTATTTTTGCTCTTTGGTTCACTTCCTGAGTCGGACCACGCATTAATGTGATATTTTTGAGTGGCCGGTCTGGATAATGATAACACCAGAGCGTTCTTTTGGACATTCAGGAGCTGTAATTATAGTAaacataatatttagatttccCCTGTCTCTGACTTTTTAACCAAAGCGCCTGTATCCTGGCCATTAGTGCTATTAAGTTCAGTGCTCAAAAGGCAAATATTTTTCTTCAGTGCTGTGTAGATGAGTCAGAAAGCCTTTTACTATGTTTTTAAATCTGGTTATATGGGTAGGCCGGGCAAAGTGGATATCAATGTTTAATCACAATTTTCTTTCCCCAATTATACTGTTAAACAAATGATTGCCATTGGAATGAATATGTTTCCCAGAGGCCTTTCTCTTTGGACCAAATGTAAAAGAAGACATTATCAGTTTCACGTGTTGACAACAGCATCATCAGTCTCACTGACAGATCAATCATAACGAGTGCGGTCAGGACTCACTTACCGTTGTGTGTACGTACTGAGCCACAGGGAACAGATGTGCGGCGTACAGGCAGCGGAACACCTGTTCAGCCACAACACATGATGCCACAGCGCCGCACACAATTACTCACACAGCCAACAGAAGTCATGTTCAAAGACACACCACCAAGTATAACATCTGAGACCTACAACCAGCCCTGAATGCTACAGAGTTCAGAGAGACCAGCAGGATGCAACAATGCAGTCATGTATGCCGCACGCAGGTTTAATTGGGGTAAGAAAAGACCCAGCTGGACTCAAAGGCAGGCTAAGACCCAGCCAAACGTTAGTCACCCCTTGAAGTCACCTCCTACGCGGATGTTGTTACACCGACACTGCGTGTGTAGGTCTGTGTGGGTTGCAGGGGTTAATGGAACCATTACAAgcaaaaatccacagcaaaACAGCAGTGTTTACATGTTTGCTATGGTATCGTTTTCAACCCTGTTTGTGGCTTAGATTCCCATACTTTCTATATATAGTAAATAAACAAGATACTGTCAGACTCATATGTTCACACTGGGGAATGGTAGTTAAAGACAGATGTTCAGCTGAACCATAAGGGTGTGGTACCTGATGTAGGACTTAGCACTCCTCATATTTTGAGCAACTAAAAAAACAGCAGTTTAGCATTTAACTTTCTCATACATAAGCgctcagttttcatttttagtAGATGAACTTACTTCTTGGCAGatatgttcaattcaattcaaaatacTTTATTTGTCTACCAGTGTGAGGCAAGCAATTCATTCCCAttgataaaaacaatattatagTGGAGGCCTATATTGTAGATATTAACATATTGCCGCTGTCCAATGAAAACTATGTATCTCCAAATTTGatgatttttattattattatttttttttaggtaaACTGAAAGATTGAGATCCCTTTATTGTTTGAGAAAAATCTCATTCTTCTTTAAAGAGTTGCATCACACTCCTATAACATTGTATGACTCACAATggacaggttaaaaaaaaagtagtagttTTTGAGAGAAAAATTTGAATTTGATGTGGAAAAACGTTCAGAAACCCTTTCGCTGATCTGAAAAATACTGgttgtcacaaagctgaaaacagacctgtttttatttactcatAAAAAATTGATATTTTGGAGATTTTTGGAGATTTTTTAGCGGACAGCAACAATATGCTGACGACAATGGTTTCTCAATTAAACGTGGCTAAGTTTCCATTCTGTATTTGTCACTGGATTTCATACATGGTACCTATGTATATGAGTATATTTGCAAAAGCACacgcatgtgtatgtgtttttgtatgtgtgacgGGGGCTAGTCATTTACAGTAGTGGAGCCACCTAATCCCGGCCTCTCAATGTCAAGTAGCAGAGCACACAGAAATAGTGCCGTGCAGTCATGCTCACATAGCTGCTATTCCCGGGCCTGATGGCCACCAAAGAGCCGGAATGCTGAGAGAGAAGGGAGTTTGCTGCGTTCTGTTTCTCAGTGGACTGGTGGACCACAGCCAGGAAATAATGTCCAGCATGGTTGCCCATCATCATCAGGCATCAGCGCTGCACCACTCCTGAATTTTCCTTGTAGGGTCACAGTAACGGCTCTGCTGTCGCTTGTCCTCGCCTTCTGAATGTTCTTGAATGTTCCTAGAGAGACTCCAAAGAGGATATTTCCACAGCTCAGGAGGCATTTCCTTGCAGGTTGGCCAAAACTCACTGGAAGTGGCACATCTCATTGTGTGCCACATTCTGTGGGAATTGCCGGTGTACCAAGATTGCTATTGTTATTGTGATTCCTTTTTGGCAGCAGTTGTTAACATCAAGGTGTGCTTGCCTCAACTCCTTTTACTGTTGGTGCATTGTCTGAAACATaaaagacttttattttttcaactaATTTTGTGATacacattataattattaaCAATAAACGAGTGATCATGTTTTAAAGATATAACTTTTGGGAAATTAAGTGTACATTATGTATGTTGGAGATTGTTTGCCTCATGCCAACCACCAATGTAAAGCCGTTACAGTTGAATCAGCTGCTTTGCTGATTACAGATTCTGTATCAGTGCAGCTTATGGGTGAACTGATAATGTTGCATAGTTGCAGCCGCCTAATATTTCTCTCTAAAGCTTTTATGAAAAGATCCATTAGCAAAGTAAACCACTCTGTTGTCCTGATACATTGCCAAATACACTTGAGTAATCAGATGCTACAGTGGTTGTATTGGATTGAATTAGTATGAGGAGGGTGAGTTTGTTGTGAAAGGTGCTTCCTGCCCTGCTGAGGGCCAACAATGGGTAGTTTCCACACTGATATGGAAGTGCGCACGCCAACAGTTGGAAATATAATTATTTTCTGACTGGATATATATATCATCAACAGGAACACATTATTACCTGAAAttaatgagtgtgtgtatgagtgtcaGAATCTGCTTTAGATGTTAAAGTACACAATTTGTTATTCTGGCAAAATCAAATGCGTTTGCATGATGCTCATGTAAAATCGAAATGAAGGGCCGACACAGCCTCAATGTGCCACTCAGGCCTGATTGATGAAGTGATAACAGCAACATATTTATTGCTGCGTGACAAAAAGAGGCTGCAATGCCATCAGTGTGTTGTACAGTACAGTCTGTGTTGTCCCGTTTACACGGTGAGGACAGCCAAAGAGGAGGAGGGCGACGAGGATGACAGGAATGAAAAGGAGTGAGAGATAAGGTCGACGTGGCAACATGAGAGGGGGAGCGAGAGACGAAGAGAGGATAGAGAATGGGTCAAGGTGAGAACTTCTACTTAAGAGGGTGCAGACTTGTCTTCGCCCGCATGTGGGTAAAAAGATTAAGGAGTTAGAGGAGAGTTGTCACTCTGTCACTGCCTATTATAGCTCTCACTCTTCCTATTCCGGTCCTTTGCTTGATTTACCCTTCAGTTCCTGTGAACTATACCttctgtattttctttattcctgTCCTCATTACACCCATATTCCCTCCTCCATTTCCTCATCCTTTTCCTgtctcctttttcttcttcttccttctaCCCCTAAAACTGACATGTGCTCAGAGGCAGTCTTGCTGTTAGTGCAAAGGAAGCCACATATGTCCCTGCAGCCTgcatatggaaaaaaatattaaataatgaaACCTAATTTTTCATTAATTTAGAAGatatttacttttacttactgACCAACACCCCTCATTTGTTAGATTAAAAACGGCTCATTCTTGAGTCATGCTCACTCTCTCCACTACTTCATCAGGCTCAGCTCTTAacctcaaacattttttttaaccactgCACCAAAAGCTACAAGGGAAAAAATATTGACTACTGATAAAATGACCACTGACTCAGAGGGCTGCCAGGAAGCCTTACCTTATCTTATTCACCTTACTGTATCTTATCAGTCAGCCTTTATATCTATACCCTGACTGCTTGGACGCACCATTAAtataatagtttgacattttggaaaatacacttattcgcctttttgccaagagttagataagaGAGGATCGATACAACTCTCATGTCTAGGCCTTAACAATGGAGCTAGAGCTGGGAGTGaattatcttagcttagcataaagactgtaaGCAGGGGGAGATAGTCAGCCTAACTCACTCAAAAGTAAAGAAAATCAACTTAAGCACctctaaaggcgctgacacaccatgccgataatcggccgttggacagtctggcgaggtcagtgtctgttcagtgtgtcccgtgccgtcgtccatctgaggggctgtcggccttcattttggccgatttgacatgtataatcggcgggccGGGCACttccggcagtcggactcaaatgacccatctgattggttgagtgctaacctggaaacggggagcggaatgagtgtgactagagtctctcaaaatctgacaaatcttttaaactgacctttgttgatctgaaatgaagacagattcagcaactgcatggtctatttctaaatgttttcagaaacacgtttccgtgaactattttagtacaatatgagatcgtattctgaacatgacagtctgtctttgaatttctggagaaaccagacccacgtgacgtgttcgtccaatcagctgctggttttcatttttgggcgacaatacagattagcggcgcctgctgttatggacgTGACGAAAtatgtgacgaaaagagagctgagccagaaggcaaagctctcgatctaccggtcagttttcgttcctaccctcacctatggtcatgaaggctgggtcatgaccgaaagaatgagatccagggtacaagtggccgaaatgggtttcctcaggagggtgggtgacgtctcccttagagatagggtaagAAACTCAGTCATccatgaggagctcggagtagagccgctgctccttcgcgtcgaaaggagccagttgaggtggttcgggcatctggtaaggatgccccctgggcgcctccctagggaggtgttccaggcacgtccagctgggaggaggcctcggggaagacccaggactaggtggagggattatatctccaacctggcctgggaacgcctcgggatcccccagtcggagctggttaaagtggctcgggaaagggaagtttggagtcccctgctggagctgctacccccgcgacccgagaccggataagcggacgaagatggatggatgctgttatggagatgtattacgtctcatcgctttggtgtgttctgaggcacttttttgaccaactcggggagactgatcagtccaactgccttttctgagggtcggccgtctggtcagtgtgtctgcagctttaagCTCACTTGTCAGTCATGGTTACTTTGACGTTACTTTGGTTAGTGCTGGTGGTAACAGGGTTTTAATAATACGGGTCACACAATTCCTTTCAAAATGacacatgaaaaaaacatgtttcactgCAGTGGTTCCTAAAGTGGGTTCCGGGGACCCTAAACGGTCCTTGAGGGAGTCCCAGgagggtccccagcaaaaaagGGGAATAATTActttcactataattccatccataagtaacacaagtTTAGGAACCGCTAGTCTACTGAACCACATCTGGTTTGTGCATGCATAAGTCACTGTAATCTGCTGCTGT
Proteins encoded:
- the hbegfa gene encoding heparin-binding EGF-like growth factor a isoform X2 — encoded protein: MIIFPTRKITGRFDIMRIFSAVLLLVHALVVSRTASGAAVDRYESDRQRHTTVINLDTTKDRRVEEESRSVSATTAENGQDGEEYGDYYYEDEYEGGMSGDYGELPRIAMVSKPNDPSAILETESTEGKRRRAKGRKRGKGKGMKRDPCLKKYKDFCIHGTCQYLRGLHAPSCVCHPSYSGERCQFFTLPLEKPQEGYNRTTALAVVAVVLSSVCLTIIALLLLLRQRCGNSTSK
- the hbegfa gene encoding heparin-binding EGF-like growth factor a isoform X1 codes for the protein MIIFPTRKITGRFDIMRIFSAVLLLVHALVVSRTASGAAVDRYESDRQRHTTVINLDTTKDRRVEEESRSVSATTAENGQDGEEYGDYYYEDEYEGGMSGDYGELPRIAMVSKPNDPSAILETESTEGKRRRAKGRKRGKGKGMKRDPCLKKYKDFCIHGTCQYLRGLHAPSCVCHPSYSGERCQFFTLPLEKPQEGYNRTTALAVVAVVLSSVCLTIIALLLLLRFHKRGAYDVENEEKVKLGLASNH